The genome window AAAGTAAATAAGGTACATATGTATGTATCATATCTTTTTCAAGAAGAAAAACTGCTTGATTTGAAGTCCGTTCTTGTAAATAATGTCCTAAAAACCAATGTTGGCAAATATCAGCCAATACACTTTTATCCCCATTAATAACCAAAGAAATAATCCCTTCCTTATCTTCTATAGTTGGAAGAAGATTTTTTATAAAAAAGTCACGTGCTGAAAAATTTTCTGGCCGGTTAAACTTATTTTCGGTTAGCATTAGACTTTCAATTCGATCTACTCTAAAACTACGGATATCATTCCTAAGATGACAAAATCCAATCACATACCACTTATTATTCCAATAAATAATTCTGTACGGATCAACCAATCTATACTTTGATTGATCTTCGCCATTTTTATGGTAAAGAATTTTTACTGAGTACCCGTCAGCTACGGTCTGCTCCAACTCCTTCAAGAAAGGTTCCATAGAGAGGGAACTTAATCGACTTATTACTTCAAGACTTCTCAAATGTTGGTTTATCTTTGTTTCCTGCTCTTGATTTGAATATTTGCTTAGCTTTGAAATAGCCCTATTTAGTGCTTCACCACCATAATATCCAGCTTCTTCTGCAAAAACAGCAGCATGATAAAGTGAAGTTT of Lysinibacillus agricola contains these proteins:
- a CDS encoding helix-turn-helix transcriptional regulator, which encodes MPKIDNMLAILWMLRSGEKITAKQISEKLEMNIRTVYRYIDTISTSGVPIISEPGHNGGYTLLNNFIEAPLFFDFEEQTSLYHAAVFAEEAGYYGGEALNRAISKLSKYSNQEQETKINQHLRSLEVISRLSSLSMEPFLKELEQTVADGYSVKILYHKNGEDQSKYRLVDPYRIIYWNNKWYVIGFCHLRNDIRSFRVDRIESLMLTENKFNRPENFSARDFFIKNLLPTIEDKEGIISLVINGDKSVLADICQHWFLGHYLQERTSNQAVFLLEKDMIHTYVPYLLLPYNKSIKVIEPISLKKRLIEVLSELIKFHQV